The Lysobacter enzymogenes genome window below encodes:
- a CDS encoding rhodanese-like domain-containing protein: protein MRNAVTEIPAAASAQALAHFSAQFGFETDCWDVHAALAAGEPGFVLVDARGPEQFAAGHVPGAVNIPHRKLIASRLAAYPPQTLFVVYCAGPHCNGAARAAVRLAELERPVKLMAGGVTGWLDEGFALAHGQADAA from the coding sequence ATGCGCAACGCCGTCACCGAAATCCCCGCCGCCGCGTCCGCCCAGGCGTTGGCCCACTTCAGCGCCCAGTTCGGCTTCGAAACCGATTGCTGGGACGTGCACGCCGCGCTGGCCGCGGGCGAGCCCGGCTTCGTCCTGGTCGATGCGCGCGGCCCGGAGCAGTTCGCCGCCGGCCACGTGCCCGGCGCGGTCAATATCCCGCACCGCAAGCTGATCGCCTCGCGGCTGGCGGCGTATCCGCCGCAGACCTTGTTCGTGGTGTATTGCGCCGGCCCGCACTGCAACGGCGCAGCGCGCGCGGCGGTGCGGCTGGCCGAGCTGGAGCGGCCGGTGAAGCTGATGGCCGGCGGCGTGACCGGCTGGCTCGACGAGGGCTTCGCGCTCGCGCACGGG
- the ftrA gene encoding transcriptional regulator FtrA, whose product MSPRPAPLRRAGPSNPRVAVLVYDGLCAFEFGCAAEVFGLPRPELQAELRGRAWYGFETCAAQRRPLRGQYGLSLRADAGLDRLAEAGTVIVPGWRGCDEPVPADIAAAVRAAHARGARVLSICSGAFVLAAAGLLDGRRATTHWRYAETLRARYPRIDVDADAIYVDEGRLLTSAGSAAGLDLCLHLVRRDWGARIANHVARRLVIAPHREGGQAQYIERPVQRSERGALAPLLERVRKRLGEPWSVTELARLAAMSERSFLRRFKQATGASPADWLIQARVERARELLETTDAPLERIAGDAGFGSAVTMRHHFRRKLGVGPRDYRERFARGSR is encoded by the coding sequence ATGTCGCCCCGCCCTGCCCCGCTGCGCCGCGCCGGCCCGTCCAATCCACGGGTCGCGGTGTTGGTCTACGACGGCCTGTGCGCGTTCGAGTTCGGCTGCGCGGCCGAAGTGTTCGGCCTGCCGCGCCCGGAACTGCAGGCCGAGCTGCGCGGCCGCGCCTGGTACGGCTTCGAAACCTGCGCCGCGCAGCGCCGCCCGCTGCGCGGCCAGTACGGGCTGAGCCTGCGCGCCGACGCCGGTCTGGACCGCCTGGCCGAGGCCGGCACGGTGATCGTGCCGGGCTGGCGCGGCTGCGACGAACCGGTGCCGGCCGACATCGCCGCGGCCGTACGCGCAGCGCATGCGCGCGGCGCGCGGGTGCTGTCGATCTGCTCGGGCGCGTTCGTGCTGGCCGCCGCCGGATTGCTCGACGGCCGTCGCGCGACCACCCATTGGCGCTACGCCGAAACCTTGCGCGCGCGCTATCCGCGCATCGACGTCGACGCCGATGCGATCTACGTCGACGAAGGCCGCCTGCTGACCTCGGCCGGCAGCGCCGCCGGCCTGGACCTGTGCCTGCATCTGGTGCGGCGCGACTGGGGCGCGCGCATCGCCAACCACGTGGCGCGGCGGCTGGTGATCGCGCCGCATCGCGAAGGCGGCCAGGCGCAATACATCGAACGGCCGGTGCAGCGCAGCGAGCGCGGCGCGCTGGCGCCGTTGCTCGAACGCGTGCGCAAGCGCCTGGGCGAGCCGTGGAGCGTGACCGAACTGGCGCGGCTGGCGGCGATGAGCGAGCGCAGCTTCCTGCGCCGGTTCAAGCAGGCCACCGGCGCCAGCCCGGCCGACTGGCTGATCCAGGCGCGGGTCGAACGCGCGCGCGAACTGCTGGAAACCACCGACGCGCCGCTGGAACGCATCGCCGGCGACGCCGGTTTCGGCAGCGCGGTGACGATGCGCCACCACTTCCGCCGCAAGCTCGGGGTCGGGCCGCGCGATTATCGCGAGCGCTTCGCGCGCGGATCGCGCTGA
- a CDS encoding amidohydrolase family protein, whose product MNVRFLVLGLALSIAAPACAQAAAQAPPRYWVRDVAVIPLDTDEVLTHRDVLIESGRIRRIAAASGKLRVGDATVVDGRGKYLLPGFVDAHVHLATEGGIRASKDPTISGLDLGAEHRFDRHVMLSLLKAGVTGAANLGGSVGSDDDLLRQRDEIDAGREVGPKLYVGKLINGPLAAVAVKPDGQPVPASKPEAPTTAADGIAAVQRARQRGYDFIKPYQFLNRETYLAIVEEAKRQGYITTGHLPELGCASCADRAFAFAHPMNNIAHSEELARYGRIGSDLAPTDIEALAQAVADSGMSVTPTLVTLKTIVTMYAQREVPAVPHGWDDTVDPVTRRDWAAPGNRYLSQAFRDQEGADTFSAGYDFARVLTRALWKRKVPLTVGTDAALPGLAFGVSVQQEMIELREIGLKPLEVLRAASLNAHRLFDPQAGSGAAREGERANLVLLDADPLADIHNTGKVAGVFAQGRWLSIGEIDRQLAQGAAFERGLQRQIEQRKAAAAK is encoded by the coding sequence ATGAACGTCCGCTTCCTCGTCCTGGGCCTGGCCCTGAGCATCGCCGCGCCGGCTTGCGCGCAGGCCGCCGCGCAGGCGCCGCCGCGTTACTGGGTGCGCGACGTCGCGGTGATTCCGCTCGACACCGACGAGGTGCTGACCCATCGCGACGTGCTGATCGAAAGCGGTCGGATCCGCCGCATCGCCGCCGCCAGCGGCAAGCTGCGGGTCGGCGATGCGACAGTGGTGGACGGACGCGGCAAGTACCTGCTGCCGGGCTTCGTCGACGCGCACGTGCACCTGGCCACCGAAGGCGGGATCCGCGCCAGCAAGGACCCGACGATCAGCGGCCTGGACCTCGGCGCGGAGCATCGGTTCGACCGCCACGTGATGCTGAGCCTGCTCAAGGCCGGCGTGACCGGCGCGGCCAACCTCGGCGGCAGCGTCGGCAGCGACGACGACCTGCTGCGCCAGCGCGACGAGATCGACGCCGGCCGCGAGGTCGGTCCCAAGCTCTATGTCGGCAAGCTCATCAACGGCCCGCTCGCCGCGGTGGCGGTAAAGCCCGACGGCCAGCCGGTGCCGGCGTCGAAGCCCGAGGCGCCGACCACCGCCGCCGACGGCATCGCCGCGGTGCAGCGCGCCAGGCAGCGCGGTTACGACTTCATCAAGCCCTACCAGTTCCTCAACCGCGAGACCTACCTCGCCATCGTCGAGGAAGCCAAGCGCCAGGGCTACATCACCACCGGCCATCTGCCGGAACTGGGCTGCGCCAGCTGCGCCGACCGCGCGTTCGCCTTCGCCCATCCGATGAACAACATCGCCCACAGCGAGGAACTGGCGCGCTACGGCCGCATCGGCAGCGATCTGGCGCCGACCGACATCGAGGCGCTGGCGCAGGCGGTCGCCGACAGCGGCATGTCGGTGACGCCGACCCTGGTCACGCTGAAGACCATCGTGACCATGTACGCGCAGCGCGAAGTGCCGGCGGTGCCGCACGGCTGGGACGATACGGTCGATCCGGTGACCCGGCGCGACTGGGCGGCGCCGGGCAACCGTTACCTGAGCCAGGCCTTCCGCGACCAGGAAGGCGCCGACACCTTCTCCGCCGGCTACGACTTCGCCCGCGTGCTGACCCGCGCGCTGTGGAAGCGCAAGGTGCCGCTGACCGTCGGCACCGACGCGGCATTGCCGGGGCTGGCGTTCGGGGTGTCGGTGCAGCAGGAAATGATCGAGCTGCGCGAGATCGGCCTGAAGCCGCTGGAGGTGCTGCGCGCGGCCTCGCTCAACGCCCACCGCCTGTTCGACCCGCAGGCCGGCAGCGGCGCGGCGCGCGAGGGCGAGCGCGCCAATCTGGTGTTGCTCGACGCCGATCCGCTCGCCGACATCCACAACACCGGCAAGGTCGCCGGCGTGTTCGCGCAGGGGCGCTGGCTGTCGATCGGCGAGATCGACCGCCAGCTCGCGCAGGGCGCCGCGTTCGAACGCGGCTTGCAGCGGCAGATCGAGCAGCGCAAGGCCGCCGCGGCGAAGTGA
- a CDS encoding SIR2 family NAD-dependent protein deacylase produces MKRKIVIFTGAGVSAESGLKTFRDMGGLWHEHRLEDVASPDGWRRDPATVLRFYNERRIGVLAASPNAAHEAIARLEDKYEVTIVTQNIDDLHERAGSTRVLHVHGEILKARSTADESRIYPMRSPLIELGDLCELGSQLRPDVVWFGENVRHLSESAQHFAEADKVLAIGTSLTVWPAAGLVDYAPAEAERVFVSPDLQDVPDDYRFLRGTAVETVPGLVEEWLAQA; encoded by the coding sequence ATGAAACGCAAGATCGTGATTTTCACCGGCGCCGGAGTCAGCGCCGAAAGCGGGCTCAAGACCTTCCGCGACATGGGCGGGCTGTGGCACGAGCACCGGCTCGAAGACGTGGCCTCGCCCGACGGCTGGCGCCGCGACCCGGCCACCGTGCTGCGCTTCTACAACGAGCGCCGCATCGGCGTGCTCGCGGCCAGCCCCAACGCCGCGCACGAGGCCATCGCCCGGCTCGAAGACAAGTACGAGGTGACCATCGTCACCCAGAACATCGACGACCTGCACGAGCGCGCCGGTTCGACCCGGGTGCTGCACGTGCACGGCGAAATCCTCAAGGCGCGCAGCACCGCCGACGAGTCGCGCATCTACCCGATGCGCAGCCCGCTGATCGAATTGGGCGACCTGTGCGAGCTCGGCAGCCAGCTGCGCCCGGACGTGGTCTGGTTCGGCGAGAACGTGCGCCACCTGAGCGAATCGGCGCAGCACTTCGCCGAAGCCGACAAGGTGCTGGCGATCGGCACCTCGCTGACCGTGTGGCCGGCGGCGGGACTGGTCGACTACGCCCCGGCCGAGGCCGAGCGCGTGTTCGTCTCGCCGGACCTGCAGGACGTGCCGGACGATTACCGCTTCCTGCGCGGAACCGCGGTGGAGACGGTGCCGGGGTTGGTCGAGGAGTGGTTGGCGCAGGCTTGA
- a CDS encoding SRPBCC family protein: protein MRLSLTAERRIDAPPEAVFALALDSERFPALFPGYGPIPALKRITALAPPAVGALRSLENSDGSKLMERITELDAPRLHAYTLSGLRPPLAWLAREGHARWDFTADRDDGADATRVRWRYEFELTSPLAWPLAAPLLRGCMRAAMARCLERMAQALEGAWRTERR, encoded by the coding sequence ATGCGCCTGTCCCTCACCGCCGAACGCCGCATCGACGCGCCGCCCGAGGCGGTGTTCGCCTTGGCCCTGGACAGCGAGCGCTTCCCGGCCCTGTTCCCCGGCTACGGCCCGATTCCCGCGCTCAAGCGCATCACCGCGCTGGCGCCGCCGGCGGTCGGCGCGCTGCGGTCGCTGGAGAACAGCGACGGCTCCAAGCTGATGGAGCGCATCACCGAACTGGACGCGCCGCGCCTGCACGCCTACACCCTCAGCGGCCTGCGCCCGCCGCTGGCGTGGCTGGCGCGCGAGGGCCACGCGCGCTGGGACTTCACGGCCGACCGCGACGACGGCGCCGACGCCACCCGGGTGCGCTGGCGCTACGAATTCGAACTGACCTCGCCGTTGGCGTGGCCGCTGGCCGCGCCGTTGCTGCGCGGCTGCATGCGCGCGGCGATGGCGCGTTGCCTGGAACGCATGGCGCAGGCGCTGGAAGGCGCCTGGCGCACGGAGCGGCGCTGA
- a CDS encoding sterol desaturase family protein: MEEWILLALAPVFLALIGWEAWYWRKRRPGQYSLRDTLSNAALALMHQASDAIAWLIVIGLYYAVYAHRLFDLPASVWTIAALFVAQDFFYYWFHRASHRIRWLWASHVTHHSSERLNLSTAFRQSLTYPISGMWVFWLPLAWIGFEPKHIVAVVAINLAFQFFVHTEAVGKLGWLEKVFNTPSHHRVHHARNPQYIDRNYAGVLIVWDKLFGTYVEEDAATPCEYGIVGQIRSHNPIKLTFHEWIAMFADAWRARGLRGAFGQLFGPPERSLAHLRRGGGEDAAAR; encoded by the coding sequence ATGGAAGAATGGATCCTGCTGGCGCTGGCGCCGGTGTTCCTGGCCCTGATCGGTTGGGAGGCGTGGTATTGGCGCAAGCGCCGGCCCGGCCAGTACAGCCTGCGCGACACCTTGTCGAACGCGGCGCTGGCGCTGATGCATCAGGCCAGCGACGCGATCGCGTGGCTGATCGTCATCGGCCTGTATTACGCGGTCTATGCCCACCGACTGTTCGACCTGCCGGCCTCGGTCTGGACCATCGCCGCCTTGTTCGTCGCGCAGGATTTCTTCTACTACTGGTTCCACCGCGCCAGCCACCGCATCCGCTGGCTGTGGGCCTCGCACGTCACCCACCATTCCTCCGAGCGCCTGAACCTATCGACCGCTTTCCGCCAGAGCCTGACGTACCCGATCTCGGGCATGTGGGTGTTCTGGCTGCCGCTGGCCTGGATCGGCTTCGAGCCCAAGCACATCGTCGCGGTGGTGGCGATCAATCTCGCGTTCCAGTTCTTCGTCCACACCGAGGCGGTCGGCAAGCTCGGCTGGCTGGAGAAGGTGTTCAACACGCCCTCGCACCACCGCGTGCACCACGCGCGCAATCCGCAGTACATCGACCGCAACTACGCCGGCGTGCTGATCGTCTGGGACAAGCTGTTCGGCACCTATGTCGAAGAAGACGCGGCCACGCCGTGCGAGTACGGCATCGTCGGCCAGATCCGCAGCCACAATCCGATCAAGCTGACCTTCCACGAATGGATCGCGATGTTCGCCGACGCCTGGCGCGCGCGCGGCCTGCGCGGCGCGTTCGGGCAGTTGTTCGGGCCGCCGGAGCGTTCGCTGGCGCATCTGCGCCGCGGCGGCGGCGAAGACGCGGCCGCGCGCTGA
- a CDS encoding glutathione S-transferase — protein sequence MRLLYQTHSPFARKALVFALEAGLGERIEVIHHETSPTLRNEAVYAENPLGKVPVLLRPGLPPLFDSDIICAYLDTLHERDPLIPAHGEARWHVLRLQAVAQGLADSGIKVRWETVRRPEALRYEALREGYTQKLLESYDWLERELDVDSPVHLGHIAVATALGWLEFRELPDFRAGRPRLSAWFDGFARRASMQATPLSGETQD from the coding sequence ATGCGCCTGCTGTACCAGACCCACTCGCCGTTCGCCCGCAAAGCCCTGGTGTTCGCCCTGGAAGCGGGCCTGGGCGAACGCATCGAAGTGATCCACCACGAGACCAGCCCGACCCTGCGCAACGAAGCCGTCTACGCCGAAAACCCGCTCGGCAAGGTGCCGGTGCTGCTGCGTCCGGGCCTGCCGCCGCTGTTCGACTCCGACATCATCTGCGCCTACCTCGACACCTTGCACGAGCGTGACCCGCTGATCCCCGCGCACGGCGAAGCGCGCTGGCACGTGCTGCGCCTGCAGGCGGTGGCGCAGGGTCTCGCCGACAGCGGAATCAAGGTGCGCTGGGAAACCGTGCGCCGCCCGGAGGCGCTGCGCTACGAGGCGCTGCGCGAGGGCTATACGCAGAAGCTGCTGGAAAGCTACGACTGGCTGGAACGCGAACTGGACGTCGATTCGCCCGTGCACCTGGGCCATATCGCGGTCGCCACCGCGCTGGGCTGGCTGGAGTTCCGCGAGTTGCCCGACTTCCGCGCGGGCCGCCCGCGGCTGAGCGCCTGGTTCGACGGATTCGCGCGCCGCGCGTCGATGCAGGCCACGCCGCTGTCGGGCGAAACCCAGGACTGA
- a CDS encoding Lrp/AsnC family transcriptional regulator — MKLDRFDRQLLNRVQDDADQTAERLAEQVALSPSAIQRRLRRLREAGVIQRHAAVLDPKRVGKPTFFVVSLQVERERPELLTQLRHWLAACAQVQQAFYVTGEADFVLVVTAPDTEAFDALMLRLVAENPNVRRFGTNVALSLVKRGLAIPVDEDDGAD; from the coding sequence ATGAAACTCGATCGCTTCGACCGCCAATTGCTCAATCGGGTCCAGGACGACGCCGACCAGACCGCCGAACGCTTGGCCGAACAGGTCGCGCTGTCGCCGTCGGCGATCCAGCGCCGGCTGCGGCGGCTGCGCGAGGCCGGGGTGATCCAGCGCCACGCCGCGGTGCTCGATCCCAAGCGGGTCGGCAAACCGACGTTCTTCGTGGTCTCGCTGCAGGTCGAACGCGAGCGGCCGGAACTGCTGACCCAGCTGCGCCACTGGCTGGCCGCGTGCGCGCAGGTGCAGCAGGCGTTCTACGTCACCGGCGAGGCCGATTTCGTGCTGGTGGTGACTGCGCCGGACACCGAAGCCTTCGACGCGCTGATGCTGCGGCTGGTGGCGGAGAATCCGAACGTGCGCCGCTTCGGCACCAATGTCGCGTTGAGCCTGGTCAAGCGCGGGCTGGCGATTCCGGTGGACGAGGACGACGGCGCCGATTGA